One genomic window of Paeniglutamicibacter sp. Y32M11 includes the following:
- a CDS encoding DUF485 domain-containing protein gives MSTTPESDVGSGIDFQHEQDSAEFTELRKTHRSFVFPMAVIFLLWYFAYVLLADYAHEFMSIKVWGNFNVGLLLGLLQFVSTFGITAAYVSYSNRKIDPKATAIRTRLEAQEGE, from the coding sequence ATGAGCACCACCCCGGAATCGGACGTTGGGTCCGGTATCGATTTCCAACACGAACAGGATTCTGCGGAATTCACCGAGCTACGCAAGACTCACCGCAGCTTCGTGTTCCCCATGGCCGTGATTTTCCTGTTGTGGTACTTCGCCTACGTCCTGCTGGCCGACTACGCGCACGAGTTCATGTCCATCAAGGTATGGGGCAACTTCAACGTGGGTCTGCTGCTGGGCCTGCTGCAGTTCGTCTCCACCTTCGGCATCACCGCAGCGTACGTGTCCTACAGCAACAGGAAAATCGATCCGAAGGCAACGGCGATCCGCACGCGCCTCGAAGCACAGGAAGGGGAATAG